In a genomic window of Passer domesticus isolate bPasDom1 chromosome 3, bPasDom1.hap1, whole genome shotgun sequence:
- the HSF2 gene encoding heat shock factor protein 2 isoform X2 encodes MKQQQPPQQPPPAPQPPQQPSPPFASPGVPAFLSKLWALLGETPSNQLITWSQNGKSFLVLDEQRFAKEILPKYFKHNNMASFVRQLNMYGFRKVVHVDSGIVKTERDGPVEFRHAYFRQGREDLLEHIKRKVSSSRPEENKIRQEDLSKIICSAQKVQIKQTTIESQLSLLKRENESLWREVSELRAKHLQQQQVIRKIVQFIVTLVQNNQLVSLKRKRPLLLNTNGPTKSNVFQKIVKEPADSSHHVPLNRNEGLKQREQISDDIVIYDVTEDVGEEEHPMADEENLPVTPETSEDATSDSSNCSCSYHSPDIVIVEDDNEDEYAPVIQGDKNTESVAVPGNDPASHVSDSTSPLMSSAVQLNNQPTLTAEDPVSVMDSILNENGVISQNINLLGKVELLDYLDSIDCSLEDFQAMLSGRQFSIDPDLLVDLFTSSVQMNPTDHDHITNTKVETKGKETNKNNAGPAASQETQDKQLIHYTAFPLLAFLDGNPGSAVESGGFTAETPCTVEKSLEGDELLESSLDPQPTQSKLVRLEPLTEAEASEATLFYLCELAPAPMDTDMAFLDN; translated from the exons atgaagcagcagcagccgccgcagcagccgccgccggccccgcagccTCCCCAGCAGCCGTCGCCTCCCTTCGccagcccgggggtcccggccTTCCTCAGcaagctctgggctctgctgggcgaGACCCCCAGCAACCAGCTCATCACCTGGAGCCAG AATGGAAAGAGTTTCTTGGTGTTGGATGAGCAGAGATTTGCAAAAGAGATTCTTCCCAAGTACTTCAAGCATAACAACATGGCAAGCTTTGTCAGACAGTTAAACATGT atggcTTCCGTAAAGTCGTCCATGTTGATTCTGGAATTGTCAAAACGGAGCGAGATGGTCCAGTAGAGTTTCGGCATGCATATTTTAGGCAGGGCCGGGAGGACTTGCTGGAGCACATTAAAAGGAAG GTTTCTTCTTCAAGACCGGAAGAAAACAAGATCCGTCAGGAAGATCTCTCTAAAATAATATGCAGTGCTCAAAAGGTGCAAATTAAGCAAACAACTATTGAATCTCAGTTGTCTCTTTTGAAGAG AGAGAATGAATCCCTTTGGAGGGAAGTGTCAGAACTGAGAGCAAAACACTTGCAACAGCAGCAAGTTATTAGAAAG ATTGTACAATTCATTGTTACCTTGGTGCAGAATAACCAGCTAGTGAGCCTAAAACGCAAGAG GCCTCTACTTCTGAACACTAATGGACCTACAAAATCGAATGTATTTCAGAAAATTGTGAAAGAACCAGCTGACAGTAGCCACCAT GTACCTCTCAACAGAAATGAGGGCTTAAAACAAAGGGAACAGATTTCAGATGACATTGTAATTTATGATGTCACTGAGGATGTGGGTGAGGAAGAACATCCCATGGCTGATGAAGAAAATCTTCCCGTTACACCAGAAACAAGTGAAGATGCCACTTCAGATTCTTCCAA CTGTAGCTGTAGCTACCATTCTCCTGATATTGTAATTGTGGAAGATGATAACGAAGATGAATATGCCCCTGTAATTCAAGGGGATAAAAACACTGAATCAGTTGCTGTCCCAGGTAATGATCCAGCCAGCCATGTCAGTGACAGCACAAGCCCACTCATGTCAAGTGCTGTACAGCTGAATAACCAGCCAACTTTAACTGCAGAAGACCCAGTCTCCGTGATGGATTCCATACTCAATGAAAATGGAGTAATTTCACAGAATATAAATCTTCTTGGAAA AGTTGAACTTCTGGATTATCTGGACAGTATCGACTGCAGTTTAGAGGACTTCCAGGCTATGTTGTCAGGACGACAGTTCAGCATAGATCCAGATCTCCTGGTTGAT CTTTTTACAAGTTCTGTGCAGATGAATCCCACAGATCATGATCATATCACTAATACCAAA GTGGagacaaagggaaaagaaactAACAAGAATAATGCTGGTCCAGCAGCTTCACAGGAAACGCAAG ataAGCAGCTGATACACTACACTGCGTTTCCACTCCTTGCATTCCTCGATGGGAACCCAGGTTCTGCTGTTGAGAGTGGGGGCTTCACAGCTGAAACTCCTTGCACTGTTGAAAAGTCGCTGGAAGGGGATgagctcctggagagcagcctggatCCCCAGCCCACCCAGAGCAAACTGGTGCGTCTGGAGCCGCTGACGGAGGCAGAGGCGAGTGAGGCCACGCTGTTCTACCTGTGCGAACTTGCCCCAGCACCCATGGACACAGACATGGCCTTCTTGGATAACTGA
- the HSF2 gene encoding heat shock factor protein 2 isoform X4, with protein sequence MKQQQPPQQPPPAPQPPQQPSPPFASPGVPAFLSKLWALLGETPSNQLITWSQNGKSFLVLDEQRFAKEILPKYFKHNNMASFVRQLNMYGFRKVVHVDSGIVKTERDGPVEFRHAYFRQGREDLLEHIKRKVSSSRPEENKIRQEDLSKIICSAQKVQIKQTTIESQLSLLKRENESLWREVSELRAKHLQQQQVIRKIVQFIVTLVQNNQLVSLKRKRPLLLNTNGPTKSNVFQKIVKEPADSSHHVPLNRNEGLKQREQISDDIVIYDVTEDVGEEEHPMADEENLPVTPETSEDATSDSSNCSCSYHSPDIVIVEDDNEDEYAPVIQGDKNTESVAVPGNDPASHVSDSTSPLMSSAVQLNNQPTLTAEDPVSVMDSILNENGVISQNINLLGKVELLDYLDSIDCSLEDFQAMLSGRQFSIDPDLLVDVETKGKETNKNNAGPAASQETQDKQLIHYTAFPLLAFLDGNPGSAVESGGFTAETPCTVEKSLEGDELLESSLDPQPTQSKLVRLEPLTEAEASEATLFYLCELAPAPMDTDMAFLDN encoded by the exons atgaagcagcagcagccgccgcagcagccgccgccggccccgcagccTCCCCAGCAGCCGTCGCCTCCCTTCGccagcccgggggtcccggccTTCCTCAGcaagctctgggctctgctgggcgaGACCCCCAGCAACCAGCTCATCACCTGGAGCCAG AATGGAAAGAGTTTCTTGGTGTTGGATGAGCAGAGATTTGCAAAAGAGATTCTTCCCAAGTACTTCAAGCATAACAACATGGCAAGCTTTGTCAGACAGTTAAACATGT atggcTTCCGTAAAGTCGTCCATGTTGATTCTGGAATTGTCAAAACGGAGCGAGATGGTCCAGTAGAGTTTCGGCATGCATATTTTAGGCAGGGCCGGGAGGACTTGCTGGAGCACATTAAAAGGAAG GTTTCTTCTTCAAGACCGGAAGAAAACAAGATCCGTCAGGAAGATCTCTCTAAAATAATATGCAGTGCTCAAAAGGTGCAAATTAAGCAAACAACTATTGAATCTCAGTTGTCTCTTTTGAAGAG AGAGAATGAATCCCTTTGGAGGGAAGTGTCAGAACTGAGAGCAAAACACTTGCAACAGCAGCAAGTTATTAGAAAG ATTGTACAATTCATTGTTACCTTGGTGCAGAATAACCAGCTAGTGAGCCTAAAACGCAAGAG GCCTCTACTTCTGAACACTAATGGACCTACAAAATCGAATGTATTTCAGAAAATTGTGAAAGAACCAGCTGACAGTAGCCACCAT GTACCTCTCAACAGAAATGAGGGCTTAAAACAAAGGGAACAGATTTCAGATGACATTGTAATTTATGATGTCACTGAGGATGTGGGTGAGGAAGAACATCCCATGGCTGATGAAGAAAATCTTCCCGTTACACCAGAAACAAGTGAAGATGCCACTTCAGATTCTTCCAA CTGTAGCTGTAGCTACCATTCTCCTGATATTGTAATTGTGGAAGATGATAACGAAGATGAATATGCCCCTGTAATTCAAGGGGATAAAAACACTGAATCAGTTGCTGTCCCAGGTAATGATCCAGCCAGCCATGTCAGTGACAGCACAAGCCCACTCATGTCAAGTGCTGTACAGCTGAATAACCAGCCAACTTTAACTGCAGAAGACCCAGTCTCCGTGATGGATTCCATACTCAATGAAAATGGAGTAATTTCACAGAATATAAATCTTCTTGGAAA AGTTGAACTTCTGGATTATCTGGACAGTATCGACTGCAGTTTAGAGGACTTCCAGGCTATGTTGTCAGGACGACAGTTCAGCATAGATCCAGATCTCCTGGTTGAT GTGGagacaaagggaaaagaaactAACAAGAATAATGCTGGTCCAGCAGCTTCACAGGAAACGCAAG ataAGCAGCTGATACACTACACTGCGTTTCCACTCCTTGCATTCCTCGATGGGAACCCAGGTTCTGCTGTTGAGAGTGGGGGCTTCACAGCTGAAACTCCTTGCACTGTTGAAAAGTCGCTGGAAGGGGATgagctcctggagagcagcctggatCCCCAGCCCACCCAGAGCAAACTGGTGCGTCTGGAGCCGCTGACGGAGGCAGAGGCGAGTGAGGCCACGCTGTTCTACCTGTGCGAACTTGCCCCAGCACCCATGGACACAGACATGGCCTTCTTGGATAACTGA
- the HSF2 gene encoding heat shock factor protein 2 isoform X5 gives MKQQQPPQQPPPAPQPPQQPSPPFASPGVPAFLSKLWALLGETPSNQLITWSQNGKSFLVLDEQRFAKEILPKYFKHNNMASFVRQLNMYGFRKVVHVDSGIVKTERDGPVEFRHAYFRQGREDLLEHIKRKVSSSRPEENKIRQEDLSKIICSAQKVQIKQTTIESQLSLLKRENESLWREVSELRAKHLQQQQVIRKIVQFIVTLVQNNQLVSLKRKRPLLLNTNGPTKSNVFQKIVKEPADSSHHVPLNRNEGLKQREQISDDIVIYDVTEDVGEEEHPMADEENLPVTPETSEDATSDSSNCSCSYHSPDIVIVEDDNEDEYAPVIQGDKNTESVAVPEDPVSVMDSILNENGVISQNINLLGKVELLDYLDSIDCSLEDFQAMLSGRQFSIDPDLLVDLFTSSVQMNPTDHDHITNTKVETKGKETNKNNAGPAASQETQGTKPRSDKQLIHYTAFPLLAFLDGNPGSAVESGGFTAETPCTVEKSLEGDELLESSLDPQPTQSKLVRLEPLTEAEASEATLFYLCELAPAPMDTDMAFLDN, from the exons atgaagcagcagcagccgccgcagcagccgccgccggccccgcagccTCCCCAGCAGCCGTCGCCTCCCTTCGccagcccgggggtcccggccTTCCTCAGcaagctctgggctctgctgggcgaGACCCCCAGCAACCAGCTCATCACCTGGAGCCAG AATGGAAAGAGTTTCTTGGTGTTGGATGAGCAGAGATTTGCAAAAGAGATTCTTCCCAAGTACTTCAAGCATAACAACATGGCAAGCTTTGTCAGACAGTTAAACATGT atggcTTCCGTAAAGTCGTCCATGTTGATTCTGGAATTGTCAAAACGGAGCGAGATGGTCCAGTAGAGTTTCGGCATGCATATTTTAGGCAGGGCCGGGAGGACTTGCTGGAGCACATTAAAAGGAAG GTTTCTTCTTCAAGACCGGAAGAAAACAAGATCCGTCAGGAAGATCTCTCTAAAATAATATGCAGTGCTCAAAAGGTGCAAATTAAGCAAACAACTATTGAATCTCAGTTGTCTCTTTTGAAGAG AGAGAATGAATCCCTTTGGAGGGAAGTGTCAGAACTGAGAGCAAAACACTTGCAACAGCAGCAAGTTATTAGAAAG ATTGTACAATTCATTGTTACCTTGGTGCAGAATAACCAGCTAGTGAGCCTAAAACGCAAGAG GCCTCTACTTCTGAACACTAATGGACCTACAAAATCGAATGTATTTCAGAAAATTGTGAAAGAACCAGCTGACAGTAGCCACCAT GTACCTCTCAACAGAAATGAGGGCTTAAAACAAAGGGAACAGATTTCAGATGACATTGTAATTTATGATGTCACTGAGGATGTGGGTGAGGAAGAACATCCCATGGCTGATGAAGAAAATCTTCCCGTTACACCAGAAACAAGTGAAGATGCCACTTCAGATTCTTCCAA CTGTAGCTGTAGCTACCATTCTCCTGATATTGTAATTGTGGAAGATGATAACGAAGATGAATATGCCCCTGTAATTCAAGGGGATAAAAACACTGAATCAGTTGCTGTCCCAG AAGACCCAGTCTCCGTGATGGATTCCATACTCAATGAAAATGGAGTAATTTCACAGAATATAAATCTTCTTGGAAA AGTTGAACTTCTGGATTATCTGGACAGTATCGACTGCAGTTTAGAGGACTTCCAGGCTATGTTGTCAGGACGACAGTTCAGCATAGATCCAGATCTCCTGGTTGAT CTTTTTACAAGTTCTGTGCAGATGAATCCCACAGATCATGATCATATCACTAATACCAAA GTGGagacaaagggaaaagaaactAACAAGAATAATGCTGGTCCAGCAGCTTCACAGGAAACGCAAGGTACTAAGCCCAGATCAG ataAGCAGCTGATACACTACACTGCGTTTCCACTCCTTGCATTCCTCGATGGGAACCCAGGTTCTGCTGTTGAGAGTGGGGGCTTCACAGCTGAAACTCCTTGCACTGTTGAAAAGTCGCTGGAAGGGGATgagctcctggagagcagcctggatCCCCAGCCCACCCAGAGCAAACTGGTGCGTCTGGAGCCGCTGACGGAGGCAGAGGCGAGTGAGGCCACGCTGTTCTACCTGTGCGAACTTGCCCCAGCACCCATGGACACAGACATGGCCTTCTTGGATAACTGA
- the HSF2 gene encoding heat shock factor protein 2 isoform X3: MKQQQPPQQPPPAPQPPQQPSPPFASPGVPAFLSKLWALLGETPSNQLITWSQNGKSFLVLDEQRFAKEILPKYFKHNNMASFVRQLNMYGFRKVVHVDSGIVKTERDGPVEFRHAYFRQGREDLLEHIKRKVSSSRPEENKIRQEDLSKIICSAQKVQIKQTTIESQLSLLKRENESLWREVSELRAKHLQQQQVIRKIVQFIVTLVQNNQLVSLKRKRPLLLNTNGPTKSNVFQKIVKEPADSSHHVPLNRNEGLKQREQISDDIVIYDVTEDVGEEEHPMADEENLPVTPETSEDATSDSSNCSCSYHSPDIVIVEDDNEDEYAPVIQGDKNTESVAVPGNDPASHVSDSTSPLMSSAVQLNNQPTLTAEDPVSVMDSILNENGVISQNINLLGKVELLDYLDSIDCSLEDFQAMLSGRQFSIDPDLLVDVETKGKETNKNNAGPAASQETQGTKPRSDKQLIHYTAFPLLAFLDGNPGSAVESGGFTAETPCTVEKSLEGDELLESSLDPQPTQSKLVRLEPLTEAEASEATLFYLCELAPAPMDTDMAFLDN; encoded by the exons atgaagcagcagcagccgccgcagcagccgccgccggccccgcagccTCCCCAGCAGCCGTCGCCTCCCTTCGccagcccgggggtcccggccTTCCTCAGcaagctctgggctctgctgggcgaGACCCCCAGCAACCAGCTCATCACCTGGAGCCAG AATGGAAAGAGTTTCTTGGTGTTGGATGAGCAGAGATTTGCAAAAGAGATTCTTCCCAAGTACTTCAAGCATAACAACATGGCAAGCTTTGTCAGACAGTTAAACATGT atggcTTCCGTAAAGTCGTCCATGTTGATTCTGGAATTGTCAAAACGGAGCGAGATGGTCCAGTAGAGTTTCGGCATGCATATTTTAGGCAGGGCCGGGAGGACTTGCTGGAGCACATTAAAAGGAAG GTTTCTTCTTCAAGACCGGAAGAAAACAAGATCCGTCAGGAAGATCTCTCTAAAATAATATGCAGTGCTCAAAAGGTGCAAATTAAGCAAACAACTATTGAATCTCAGTTGTCTCTTTTGAAGAG AGAGAATGAATCCCTTTGGAGGGAAGTGTCAGAACTGAGAGCAAAACACTTGCAACAGCAGCAAGTTATTAGAAAG ATTGTACAATTCATTGTTACCTTGGTGCAGAATAACCAGCTAGTGAGCCTAAAACGCAAGAG GCCTCTACTTCTGAACACTAATGGACCTACAAAATCGAATGTATTTCAGAAAATTGTGAAAGAACCAGCTGACAGTAGCCACCAT GTACCTCTCAACAGAAATGAGGGCTTAAAACAAAGGGAACAGATTTCAGATGACATTGTAATTTATGATGTCACTGAGGATGTGGGTGAGGAAGAACATCCCATGGCTGATGAAGAAAATCTTCCCGTTACACCAGAAACAAGTGAAGATGCCACTTCAGATTCTTCCAA CTGTAGCTGTAGCTACCATTCTCCTGATATTGTAATTGTGGAAGATGATAACGAAGATGAATATGCCCCTGTAATTCAAGGGGATAAAAACACTGAATCAGTTGCTGTCCCAGGTAATGATCCAGCCAGCCATGTCAGTGACAGCACAAGCCCACTCATGTCAAGTGCTGTACAGCTGAATAACCAGCCAACTTTAACTGCAGAAGACCCAGTCTCCGTGATGGATTCCATACTCAATGAAAATGGAGTAATTTCACAGAATATAAATCTTCTTGGAAA AGTTGAACTTCTGGATTATCTGGACAGTATCGACTGCAGTTTAGAGGACTTCCAGGCTATGTTGTCAGGACGACAGTTCAGCATAGATCCAGATCTCCTGGTTGAT GTGGagacaaagggaaaagaaactAACAAGAATAATGCTGGTCCAGCAGCTTCACAGGAAACGCAAGGTACTAAGCCCAGATCAG ataAGCAGCTGATACACTACACTGCGTTTCCACTCCTTGCATTCCTCGATGGGAACCCAGGTTCTGCTGTTGAGAGTGGGGGCTTCACAGCTGAAACTCCTTGCACTGTTGAAAAGTCGCTGGAAGGGGATgagctcctggagagcagcctggatCCCCAGCCCACCCAGAGCAAACTGGTGCGTCTGGAGCCGCTGACGGAGGCAGAGGCGAGTGAGGCCACGCTGTTCTACCTGTGCGAACTTGCCCCAGCACCCATGGACACAGACATGGCCTTCTTGGATAACTGA
- the HSF2 gene encoding heat shock factor protein 2 isoform X1 — MKQQQPPQQPPPAPQPPQQPSPPFASPGVPAFLSKLWALLGETPSNQLITWSQNGKSFLVLDEQRFAKEILPKYFKHNNMASFVRQLNMYGFRKVVHVDSGIVKTERDGPVEFRHAYFRQGREDLLEHIKRKVSSSRPEENKIRQEDLSKIICSAQKVQIKQTTIESQLSLLKRENESLWREVSELRAKHLQQQQVIRKIVQFIVTLVQNNQLVSLKRKRPLLLNTNGPTKSNVFQKIVKEPADSSHHVPLNRNEGLKQREQISDDIVIYDVTEDVGEEEHPMADEENLPVTPETSEDATSDSSNCSCSYHSPDIVIVEDDNEDEYAPVIQGDKNTESVAVPGNDPASHVSDSTSPLMSSAVQLNNQPTLTAEDPVSVMDSILNENGVISQNINLLGKVELLDYLDSIDCSLEDFQAMLSGRQFSIDPDLLVDLFTSSVQMNPTDHDHITNTKVETKGKETNKNNAGPAASQETQGTKPRSDKQLIHYTAFPLLAFLDGNPGSAVESGGFTAETPCTVEKSLEGDELLESSLDPQPTQSKLVRLEPLTEAEASEATLFYLCELAPAPMDTDMAFLDN; from the exons atgaagcagcagcagccgccgcagcagccgccgccggccccgcagccTCCCCAGCAGCCGTCGCCTCCCTTCGccagcccgggggtcccggccTTCCTCAGcaagctctgggctctgctgggcgaGACCCCCAGCAACCAGCTCATCACCTGGAGCCAG AATGGAAAGAGTTTCTTGGTGTTGGATGAGCAGAGATTTGCAAAAGAGATTCTTCCCAAGTACTTCAAGCATAACAACATGGCAAGCTTTGTCAGACAGTTAAACATGT atggcTTCCGTAAAGTCGTCCATGTTGATTCTGGAATTGTCAAAACGGAGCGAGATGGTCCAGTAGAGTTTCGGCATGCATATTTTAGGCAGGGCCGGGAGGACTTGCTGGAGCACATTAAAAGGAAG GTTTCTTCTTCAAGACCGGAAGAAAACAAGATCCGTCAGGAAGATCTCTCTAAAATAATATGCAGTGCTCAAAAGGTGCAAATTAAGCAAACAACTATTGAATCTCAGTTGTCTCTTTTGAAGAG AGAGAATGAATCCCTTTGGAGGGAAGTGTCAGAACTGAGAGCAAAACACTTGCAACAGCAGCAAGTTATTAGAAAG ATTGTACAATTCATTGTTACCTTGGTGCAGAATAACCAGCTAGTGAGCCTAAAACGCAAGAG GCCTCTACTTCTGAACACTAATGGACCTACAAAATCGAATGTATTTCAGAAAATTGTGAAAGAACCAGCTGACAGTAGCCACCAT GTACCTCTCAACAGAAATGAGGGCTTAAAACAAAGGGAACAGATTTCAGATGACATTGTAATTTATGATGTCACTGAGGATGTGGGTGAGGAAGAACATCCCATGGCTGATGAAGAAAATCTTCCCGTTACACCAGAAACAAGTGAAGATGCCACTTCAGATTCTTCCAA CTGTAGCTGTAGCTACCATTCTCCTGATATTGTAATTGTGGAAGATGATAACGAAGATGAATATGCCCCTGTAATTCAAGGGGATAAAAACACTGAATCAGTTGCTGTCCCAGGTAATGATCCAGCCAGCCATGTCAGTGACAGCACAAGCCCACTCATGTCAAGTGCTGTACAGCTGAATAACCAGCCAACTTTAACTGCAGAAGACCCAGTCTCCGTGATGGATTCCATACTCAATGAAAATGGAGTAATTTCACAGAATATAAATCTTCTTGGAAA AGTTGAACTTCTGGATTATCTGGACAGTATCGACTGCAGTTTAGAGGACTTCCAGGCTATGTTGTCAGGACGACAGTTCAGCATAGATCCAGATCTCCTGGTTGAT CTTTTTACAAGTTCTGTGCAGATGAATCCCACAGATCATGATCATATCACTAATACCAAA GTGGagacaaagggaaaagaaactAACAAGAATAATGCTGGTCCAGCAGCTTCACAGGAAACGCAAGGTACTAAGCCCAGATCAG ataAGCAGCTGATACACTACACTGCGTTTCCACTCCTTGCATTCCTCGATGGGAACCCAGGTTCTGCTGTTGAGAGTGGGGGCTTCACAGCTGAAACTCCTTGCACTGTTGAAAAGTCGCTGGAAGGGGATgagctcctggagagcagcctggatCCCCAGCCCACCCAGAGCAAACTGGTGCGTCTGGAGCCGCTGACGGAGGCAGAGGCGAGTGAGGCCACGCTGTTCTACCTGTGCGAACTTGCCCCAGCACCCATGGACACAGACATGGCCTTCTTGGATAACTGA
- the HSF2 gene encoding heat shock factor protein 2 isoform X6: MRRLGRVPSGDRTRNGKSFLVLDEQRFAKEILPKYFKHNNMASFVRQLNMYGFRKVVHVDSGIVKTERDGPVEFRHAYFRQGREDLLEHIKRKVSSSRPEENKIRQEDLSKIICSAQKVQIKQTTIESQLSLLKRENESLWREVSELRAKHLQQQQVIRKIVQFIVTLVQNNQLVSLKRKRPLLLNTNGPTKSNVFQKIVKEPADSSHHVPLNRNEGLKQREQISDDIVIYDVTEDVGEEEHPMADEENLPVTPETSEDATSDSSNCSCSYHSPDIVIVEDDNEDEYAPVIQGDKNTESVAVPGNDPASHVSDSTSPLMSSAVQLNNQPTLTAEDPVSVMDSILNENGVISQNINLLGKVELLDYLDSIDCSLEDFQAMLSGRQFSIDPDLLVDLFTSSVQMNPTDHDHITNTKVETKGKETNKNNAGPAASQETQGTKPRSDKQLIHYTAFPLLAFLDGNPGSAVESGGFTAETPCTVEKSLEGDELLESSLDPQPTQSKLVRLEPLTEAEASEATLFYLCELAPAPMDTDMAFLDN; the protein is encoded by the exons ATGAGGAGACTGGGAAGAGTGCCTTCTGGTGACAGAACAAGG AATGGAAAGAGTTTCTTGGTGTTGGATGAGCAGAGATTTGCAAAAGAGATTCTTCCCAAGTACTTCAAGCATAACAACATGGCAAGCTTTGTCAGACAGTTAAACATGT atggcTTCCGTAAAGTCGTCCATGTTGATTCTGGAATTGTCAAAACGGAGCGAGATGGTCCAGTAGAGTTTCGGCATGCATATTTTAGGCAGGGCCGGGAGGACTTGCTGGAGCACATTAAAAGGAAG GTTTCTTCTTCAAGACCGGAAGAAAACAAGATCCGTCAGGAAGATCTCTCTAAAATAATATGCAGTGCTCAAAAGGTGCAAATTAAGCAAACAACTATTGAATCTCAGTTGTCTCTTTTGAAGAG AGAGAATGAATCCCTTTGGAGGGAAGTGTCAGAACTGAGAGCAAAACACTTGCAACAGCAGCAAGTTATTAGAAAG ATTGTACAATTCATTGTTACCTTGGTGCAGAATAACCAGCTAGTGAGCCTAAAACGCAAGAG GCCTCTACTTCTGAACACTAATGGACCTACAAAATCGAATGTATTTCAGAAAATTGTGAAAGAACCAGCTGACAGTAGCCACCAT GTACCTCTCAACAGAAATGAGGGCTTAAAACAAAGGGAACAGATTTCAGATGACATTGTAATTTATGATGTCACTGAGGATGTGGGTGAGGAAGAACATCCCATGGCTGATGAAGAAAATCTTCCCGTTACACCAGAAACAAGTGAAGATGCCACTTCAGATTCTTCCAA CTGTAGCTGTAGCTACCATTCTCCTGATATTGTAATTGTGGAAGATGATAACGAAGATGAATATGCCCCTGTAATTCAAGGGGATAAAAACACTGAATCAGTTGCTGTCCCAGGTAATGATCCAGCCAGCCATGTCAGTGACAGCACAAGCCCACTCATGTCAAGTGCTGTACAGCTGAATAACCAGCCAACTTTAACTGCAGAAGACCCAGTCTCCGTGATGGATTCCATACTCAATGAAAATGGAGTAATTTCACAGAATATAAATCTTCTTGGAAA AGTTGAACTTCTGGATTATCTGGACAGTATCGACTGCAGTTTAGAGGACTTCCAGGCTATGTTGTCAGGACGACAGTTCAGCATAGATCCAGATCTCCTGGTTGAT CTTTTTACAAGTTCTGTGCAGATGAATCCCACAGATCATGATCATATCACTAATACCAAA GTGGagacaaagggaaaagaaactAACAAGAATAATGCTGGTCCAGCAGCTTCACAGGAAACGCAAGGTACTAAGCCCAGATCAG ataAGCAGCTGATACACTACACTGCGTTTCCACTCCTTGCATTCCTCGATGGGAACCCAGGTTCTGCTGTTGAGAGTGGGGGCTTCACAGCTGAAACTCCTTGCACTGTTGAAAAGTCGCTGGAAGGGGATgagctcctggagagcagcctggatCCCCAGCCCACCCAGAGCAAACTGGTGCGTCTGGAGCCGCTGACGGAGGCAGAGGCGAGTGAGGCCACGCTGTTCTACCTGTGCGAACTTGCCCCAGCACCCATGGACACAGACATGGCCTTCTTGGATAACTGA